In Phytoactinopolyspora mesophila, the following are encoded in one genomic region:
- the arc gene encoding proteasome ATPase encodes MATHDDGFEHTRRGSGREPSELAGEVAFLEARLASVNAQNERLSVTLREARDQIVTLKEEIDRLAQPPSGFGTFLSRYEDGTVDVFTGGRKLRVAVSPEVDIASLQPGQEVMLNEALNVVRALEYERVGEVVMLKELLADTERALVIGHTDEERVVHIASPLRDSGLRSGDSLLLEPRAGFVYERIPKSEVEELILEEVPDIDYLDIGGLRGQIDQIRDAVELPYLHADLFKEHHLQAPKGVLLYGPPGCGKTLIAKAVANSLAKEVARKTGKSEGKSYFLNIKGPELLNKYVGETERHIRLVFQRAREKASEGTPVIVFFDEMDSLFRTRGSGVSSDVENTIVPQLLSEIDGVESLENVIVIGASNREDMIDPAILRPGRLDVKIKIERPDAEGAKDIFSKYLTTDLPLHADDVAEHGGDKAATVEAMIQRSVERMYSETDENRFLEVTYANGDKEVLYFKDFNSGAMIQNIVDRAKKMAIKDALDTGVKGIRVQHLLNACFDEFKENEDLPNTTNPDDWARISGKKGERIVFIRTLVAGKTGSEAGRSIDTVANTGQYL; translated from the coding sequence GTGGCAACGCATGACGACGGCTTCGAGCACACACGTCGAGGATCGGGGCGTGAGCCCTCTGAGCTCGCTGGTGAGGTGGCCTTTCTCGAGGCCCGCCTGGCTTCGGTCAACGCACAGAACGAACGGTTGTCGGTGACTCTGCGCGAGGCCCGCGACCAGATCGTGACACTGAAAGAGGAGATTGACCGGCTGGCACAGCCCCCGTCCGGTTTCGGCACATTCCTGTCCCGCTACGAGGACGGGACGGTGGATGTGTTCACCGGCGGCCGCAAGCTTCGGGTGGCGGTGAGCCCGGAAGTCGACATCGCCTCTCTGCAGCCTGGGCAGGAGGTCATGCTCAACGAGGCACTCAACGTGGTGCGAGCGCTGGAGTACGAGCGTGTCGGCGAGGTCGTGATGTTGAAGGAGTTGCTCGCCGACACCGAACGCGCATTGGTCATCGGGCATACCGACGAAGAACGCGTCGTCCACATTGCCTCGCCGCTGCGTGACTCTGGATTGCGGTCCGGGGATTCGCTGCTGCTCGAACCCCGTGCGGGCTTCGTGTACGAGCGTATTCCGAAGAGCGAGGTCGAAGAGCTGATCCTCGAAGAGGTCCCGGACATCGACTACCTGGACATCGGCGGCCTCCGTGGCCAGATCGACCAGATCCGCGACGCGGTGGAGCTGCCGTATCTACATGCCGACCTCTTCAAAGAGCATCATCTTCAGGCACCCAAGGGCGTGCTGCTCTATGGCCCGCCGGGCTGCGGTAAGACACTGATCGCCAAGGCTGTCGCCAACTCTCTCGCCAAAGAGGTCGCCCGCAAGACCGGAAAGTCGGAGGGCAAGTCGTACTTCCTGAACATCAAAGGTCCAGAGCTGCTGAACAAGTATGTGGGGGAGACCGAGCGCCACATCCGGCTGGTGTTCCAGCGGGCTCGGGAAAAAGCCAGCGAGGGCACGCCGGTCATCGTCTTCTTCGACGAGATGGACTCGTTGTTCCGTACCCGCGGCTCAGGTGTCTCCTCCGACGTCGAGAACACCATCGTTCCCCAGTTGCTGTCGGAGATCGACGGTGTCGAGAGCCTCGAGAACGTCATCGTCATCGGTGCGTCCAACCGGGAAGACATGATCGACCCCGCCATCCTGCGGCCGGGCCGGCTGGACGTGAAGATCAAGATCGAGCGTCCTGACGCTGAAGGCGCGAAGGATATCTTCAGCAAGTACCTCACCACCGATCTGCCGCTGCACGCCGACGACGTCGCCGAGCACGGTGGCGACAAAGCGGCGACGGTCGAGGCGATGATCCAGCGGTCGGTCGAGCGCATGTACTCCGAGACCGACGAGAACCGGTTCCTCGAGGTCACATACGCCAACGGTGACAAGGAAGTGCTGTACTTCAAGGACTTCAACTCCGGTGCGATGATCCAGAACATCGTCGATCGAGCCAAGAAGATGGCGATCAAAGACGCACTCGACACCGGCGTCAAGGGTATCCGCGTACAGCATCTGCTCAATGCCTGCTTCGACGAGTTCAAGGAGAACGAAGACCTCCCGAACACCACCAACCCGGACGACTGGGCGCGTATCTCCGGCAAGAAGGGCGAGCGTATCGTCTTCATCCGGACGCTGGTCGCCGGCAAGACCGGCAGCGAGGCCGGCCGGTCGATCGACACCGTTGCCAACACCGGCCAGTACCTCTGA
- the prcA gene encoding proteasome subunit alpha, whose amino-acid sequence MQFGYVSPEQIMKDRADYARKGISRSRSVIVMQYAGGILFVAENPSPSLHKISEIYDRIAFAAVGKYNEFENLRQAGVRLADLRGYAFDRADVSGRALANVYAQTLGTIFTQDPKAYEVEIVVAELGQDEASDEIFRIVYDGSVFSESGFAVMGGPAEQVTGYVREGFQHSASLEDSLRLAVQSLGRDEGGESRQLSTSQLEVAVLERRRPRRTFRRIRGAQLEALLSNENRDVTDTASDEPDD is encoded by the coding sequence ATGCAGTTCGGATATGTCTCGCCTGAACAGATCATGAAAGACCGGGCGGACTATGCCCGCAAGGGCATTTCCAGGTCGCGTTCGGTCATCGTCATGCAGTATGCCGGCGGGATCTTGTTCGTCGCGGAGAACCCGTCGCCGTCGCTGCACAAGATCAGCGAGATCTACGATCGCATTGCGTTCGCGGCCGTCGGCAAATACAACGAGTTCGAGAACCTCAGGCAGGCCGGCGTGCGGTTGGCCGACCTTCGTGGATACGCCTTCGACCGTGCCGACGTCTCTGGCCGGGCGCTGGCCAACGTCTACGCCCAGACGCTCGGCACCATCTTCACGCAGGATCCCAAGGCTTACGAGGTCGAGATCGTGGTGGCCGAGCTCGGCCAGGATGAGGCCAGCGACGAGATCTTCCGGATCGTGTACGACGGCTCGGTCTTCTCCGAAAGCGGGTTCGCCGTGATGGGCGGGCCCGCCGAGCAGGTGACCGGCTATGTTCGTGAAGGTTTCCAGCACTCCGCCTCGCTCGAAGACTCGCTACGTCTGGCAGTGCAGTCCCTGGGCCGCGACGAGGGCGGGGAGTCTCGCCAGCTCTCCACTTCGCAGCTCGAGGTCGCCGTGCTGGAGCGGCGCCGTCCCCGCCGTACATTCAGGCGCATTCGCGGCGCTCAACTCGAGGCTTTACTGAGCAACGAAAATCGAGACGTAACAGATACCGCATCCGACGAGCCGGACGACTAA
- a CDS encoding tRNA (adenine-N1)-methyltransferase, whose product MPTTETRRRSGPFRVGDQVQLTDPKGRHHTITLEAGREFHTHKGSFEHDALIGQPEGSLVTSTGGTVYLALRPLLSDYVLSMPRGATVIYPKDSAQIIGMADIYPGARVVEAGVGSGALTMSLLRAVGAEGQVHSYERRADFAKIATQNVERFFGGPHPAWQLTVGDLADEIDDADADRVILDMLAPWECLDAVAPVLVPGGVLCVYVATTTQLSTVVEALREHRGFTEPMSSETMLRTWHVEGLAVRPSHRMVGHTGFLVTTRRMAPGVPAPLRRRRPAPSAQNRSDEGGD is encoded by the coding sequence ATGCCGACGACCGAGACAAGACGACGTTCCGGTCCGTTCCGGGTGGGCGATCAGGTCCAGCTCACCGACCCGAAGGGACGTCATCACACGATCACGCTCGAAGCAGGGCGTGAGTTCCACACCCACAAGGGATCATTCGAGCACGATGCTCTGATCGGGCAGCCCGAGGGCAGTCTGGTCACGTCAACCGGCGGAACGGTCTATCTGGCGCTGCGTCCATTGCTCTCCGACTATGTCCTGTCGATGCCCCGCGGCGCCACGGTGATCTACCCCAAGGACTCCGCGCAGATCATCGGGATGGCTGACATCTATCCCGGCGCCAGGGTGGTGGAGGCCGGAGTGGGTTCAGGAGCGTTGACGATGTCACTGCTGCGGGCCGTCGGCGCCGAGGGGCAGGTTCATTCCTACGAACGCCGGGCCGACTTCGCGAAGATCGCGACGCAGAACGTGGAACGTTTCTTCGGGGGACCGCATCCAGCCTGGCAATTGACCGTCGGCGACCTGGCCGATGAGATCGACGACGCCGACGCCGACCGGGTGATCCTCGACATGCTGGCTCCGTGGGAGTGCCTGGATGCGGTGGCGCCCGTCCTAGTACCAGGTGGCGTTCTGTGCGTCTATGTGGCGACCACCACACAACTGTCGACGGTCGTCGAGGCGTTGCGGGAACACCGAGGATTCACCGAACCCATGAGCAGCGAGACGATGCTGCGTACATGGCATGTGGAAGGGCTCGCGGTGCGGCCGAGCCACCGGATGGTCGGGCACACCGGATTCCTGGTGACGACACGCCGGATGGCTCCCGGAGTGCCGGCTCCGTTGCGGAGACGGCGGCCGGCCCCGAGCGCGCAGAACCGCTCTGACGAGGGTGGGGACTGA
- the prcB gene encoding proteasome subunit beta, with protein sequence MTTGTSSFTEFLTHYAPDLLPGRRLAGHSDGRDHSGLAPHGTTIVAVTFPGGVVMAGDRRATAGHLISQRDAQKVFQADEFSAVGIAGTMGIAFELVQLFQLELEHYEKIEGTVLSLEGKSNRLAHMIRANLGLAMQGLVAVPLFAGFDPGDQRGRIFSYDPTGARSEEHDFYSVGSGSVFARGSLKKLYRSDFTAEDAVTAGVQALYDAAEDDSATGGPDLHRKIFPIIAVVDENGFNQYATDDVAPIVDRVVSARSGRPDGPQAPLS encoded by the coding sequence ATGACAACGGGGACGTCGTCATTCACCGAGTTTTTGACGCACTATGCCCCCGACCTCTTGCCGGGGCGCCGGCTGGCCGGGCACAGCGACGGCAGGGACCACTCCGGGCTTGCCCCACACGGCACCACCATCGTTGCGGTGACCTTCCCCGGGGGCGTGGTGATGGCTGGTGACCGCCGCGCCACCGCGGGGCACCTCATCTCGCAACGAGATGCCCAGAAAGTGTTCCAGGCTGACGAGTTCTCCGCGGTCGGCATCGCCGGCACTATGGGCATCGCGTTCGAACTCGTCCAGCTTTTCCAGCTCGAGTTGGAGCACTACGAGAAAATCGAGGGCACCGTCCTCTCGCTGGAAGGTAAGTCGAACCGGTTGGCTCACATGATCCGGGCGAATCTGGGCCTCGCCATGCAAGGGCTGGTGGCCGTCCCGCTCTTCGCCGGGTTCGATCCGGGCGACCAGCGCGGCCGGATCTTCTCGTACGACCCCACGGGCGCTCGGTCCGAGGAACATGACTTCTATTCGGTCGGCTCGGGCTCGGTCTTCGCCCGCGGATCCCTGAAGAAGCTCTATCGTTCCGACTTCACCGCTGAAGACGCCGTCACCGCGGGTGTCCAGGCGTTGTACGACGCCGCCGAAGACGACTCCGCGACCGGCGGCCCAGACCTCCATCGGAAGATCTTTCCCATCATCGCCGTGGTAGATGAGAACGGCTTCAACCAGTACGCCACGGATGACGTCGCTCCCATCGTGGACCGCGTGGTTTCGGCCCGGAGTGGCCGTCCCGACGGGCCACAAGCTCCGTTGAGCTAG
- the pafA gene encoding Pup--protein ligase, with protein sequence MDRRIFGIENEYGVTCTFRGQRRLSPDEVARYLFRRVVTWGRSSNVFLSNGARLYLDVGSHPEYATPECDSITDLVAHDKAGERVLEGLLVDAERRLAEEGIVGDVYLFKNNTDSAGNSYGCHENYLVGRHGEFSRLADVLIPFLVTRQIICGAGKVLQTPRGAMFAVSQRAEHIWEGVSSATTRSRPIINTRDEPHADAERYRRLHVIVGDSNMNECTTLLKVGATDLVLRMIEAGIGLRDLALENPIRAIREISHDITGRRKVRLAGGREASALEIQEEYFTKARNFVERREIDTPVIRRVLELWERTLKAVDTGDLGLIEREIDWVTKYRMIERYRAKHGMTLSHPRVAQLDLAYHDIHRGRGLYYMLERRGAVSRVSRDIEIFEAKSVPPQTTRAKLRGEFIKRAQERRRDFTVDWVHLKLNDQAQRTVLCKDPFRSSDERVARLIDSM encoded by the coding sequence ATGGATCGCCGCATCTTCGGGATAGAGAACGAGTACGGTGTCACGTGCACATTTCGAGGTCAGCGGCGGCTCTCGCCCGACGAGGTCGCGCGTTATCTGTTTCGCCGGGTAGTCACCTGGGGCCGCAGCAGTAACGTCTTTCTTTCCAACGGCGCACGTCTGTATCTGGACGTCGGGAGCCACCCCGAATACGCCACGCCGGAGTGCGATTCGATCACCGATCTTGTCGCCCATGACAAAGCAGGGGAGCGGGTACTCGAAGGGCTGCTGGTCGATGCCGAGCGGCGCCTGGCCGAAGAAGGCATCGTGGGTGATGTCTACCTGTTCAAGAACAACACCGACTCAGCCGGCAACTCATACGGCTGCCACGAGAACTACCTCGTCGGTCGGCACGGCGAGTTCTCCCGGCTCGCTGACGTCCTGATTCCATTCCTGGTCACCCGCCAGATCATCTGCGGTGCCGGAAAGGTGCTGCAGACCCCCCGGGGCGCCATGTTCGCCGTGAGCCAGCGTGCGGAACACATCTGGGAGGGTGTGTCCAGCGCCACCACCCGCAGCCGGCCCATCATCAACACACGTGACGAGCCGCATGCCGATGCCGAGCGGTACCGCAGGCTGCACGTGATCGTCGGCGACTCCAACATGAACGAGTGCACCACCCTGCTGAAGGTGGGCGCCACCGACCTGGTCCTACGAATGATCGAAGCCGGCATCGGCCTGCGTGATCTCGCCTTGGAGAACCCCATCCGGGCCATCCGGGAGATCAGCCATGACATCACCGGACGGCGCAAGGTCCGCCTCGCCGGCGGGCGCGAGGCCTCGGCGCTGGAAATCCAGGAGGAGTACTTCACCAAGGCTCGCAACTTCGTCGAACGTCGTGAAATCGATACGCCGGTCATCCGCCGGGTGCTGGAGCTGTGGGAACGCACGCTCAAAGCGGTCGACACCGGCGATCTGGGCCTGATCGAGCGCGAAATCGACTGGGTGACCAAGTACCGCATGATCGAGCGATACCGCGCCAAACACGGCATGACACTCTCACATCCGAGAGTGGCCCAACTGGACCTCGCCTATCACGACATCCACCGCGGGCGCGGGCTCTACTACATGCTCGAACGTCGAGGTGCCGTGTCACGGGTTTCGCGAGACATCGAGATCTTCGAGGCGAAATCCGTGCCACCACAAACCACCCGCGCGAAGCTACGCGGGGAATTCATCAAACGCGCTCAAGAGCGGCGCCGCGATTTCACGGTGGACTGGGTTCATCTGAAGCTGAACGACCAAGCTCAGCGGACGGTGCTGTGCAAGGATCCGTTCCGGTCCAGCGACGAACGGGTGGCGCGGCTGATCGACAGCATGTAA
- the dop gene encoding depupylase/deamidase Dop, whose protein sequence is MSVRRIMGIETEYGISVPSNPAANSMLTSSQVVNAYAGQRARARRARWDFEEENPLRDARGFELSRTGADPSQLTDEEIGLANVILTNGARLYVDHAHPEYSSPEVTNPLDAVMWDKAGEHIMAEAARFAAHVPGTAPIQLYKNNVDNKGASYGCHENYLMNRATPFADIVRHLVPFFVSRQVVCGAGRVGLGQDGGRDGFQISQRADYFEVEVGLETTLKRPIVNTRDEPHADPERYRRLHVIVGDANLSEISTYVKLGSTALVLTMIEDGFLGWDLAIERPVTALHEVSHDPSLQHQVELTDGRRLTAVQLQTEYAEQARKFVEDRYGSDIDPVTADVLDRWESILTALGNDPMSLSDQLDWVAKLALLESYRERDGLDWSNPKLQLVDLQYSDVRPERGLYHRLVAKSRMKRLLNEEQVTRAVYGPPEDTRAYFRGRCLDKYAETIAAASWDSVIFDLPGHDALQRVPTLDPRRGTKAHVGALLDRCDTAAELVSELTAR, encoded by the coding sequence ATGAGCGTACGCCGCATTATGGGCATCGAGACCGAGTACGGCATCTCGGTGCCGAGCAATCCCGCAGCCAACTCGATGCTCACGTCGTCGCAGGTGGTGAACGCTTACGCGGGCCAGCGTGCCCGGGCCAGGCGGGCGCGCTGGGACTTCGAGGAAGAGAACCCGCTGCGCGACGCCCGTGGCTTCGAGCTCTCCCGCACCGGCGCCGACCCGAGCCAGCTCACCGACGAGGAAATCGGCCTGGCGAATGTCATCCTGACCAACGGCGCGCGACTTTACGTCGACCATGCACATCCCGAATACTCTTCGCCCGAGGTCACCAACCCGCTCGACGCGGTCATGTGGGACAAGGCGGGCGAGCACATCATGGCCGAGGCCGCGCGCTTCGCCGCACATGTTCCGGGCACAGCACCTATCCAGCTGTACAAGAACAACGTGGACAACAAAGGCGCCTCGTACGGATGCCACGAGAACTATCTGATGAACCGGGCCACGCCGTTCGCCGACATCGTCCGGCATCTGGTGCCGTTTTTTGTCTCCCGGCAGGTGGTCTGCGGCGCCGGACGTGTCGGCCTCGGCCAGGACGGCGGCCGCGACGGGTTTCAGATCTCGCAGCGCGCTGACTACTTCGAGGTCGAGGTCGGCCTCGAGACCACCCTCAAACGGCCGATTGTCAACACTCGTGACGAGCCGCACGCCGACCCGGAACGTTATCGGCGCCTTCATGTGATCGTCGGCGACGCGAATCTCTCGGAGATCTCCACGTATGTGAAGCTGGGGAGCACAGCGCTGGTGCTGACCATGATCGAGGATGGCTTCCTCGGCTGGGACCTTGCGATAGAGCGCCCGGTGACGGCCCTGCATGAGGTCTCGCACGATCCCAGCCTGCAACACCAGGTGGAGCTCACCGACGGCCGCAGGCTGACCGCGGTGCAGTTGCAGACCGAATACGCGGAGCAAGCCCGCAAGTTCGTCGAAGACCGTTACGGCTCGGACATCGATCCGGTCACCGCGGACGTCCTCGATCGCTGGGAGTCGATTCTGACCGCTCTCGGAAACGATCCGATGTCGCTGTCCGATCAGCTCGACTGGGTGGCGAAGCTGGCACTGCTCGAGTCATATCGCGAACGCGACGGACTCGACTGGTCCAATCCGAAACTCCAGCTGGTGGACCTCCAGTACTCCGACGTGCGCCCCGAGCGGGGGCTGTACCACCGGCTGGTGGCCAAGTCGCGGATGAAACGCCTGCTGAACGAAGAGCAGGTGACTCGTGCGGTCTATGGTCCGCCGGAAGACACCCGGGCATATTTCCGGGGGCGCTGCCTGGACAAGTACGCCGAGACCATAGCCGCCGCATCGTGGGACTCGGTGATTTTCGATCTGCCCGGCCACGACGCACTACAGCGCGTCCCCACCCTCGATCCGCGGCGCGGCACCAAAGCACACGTCGGTGCGTTGCTGGATCGTTGTGACACGGCGGCGGAACTGGTCTCGGAGCTGACCGCGCGTTAG
- a CDS encoding ubiquitin-like protein Pup has translation MARDTSGGQQRKQPRRNEETEAEEAQATEAAEDVKDRQEKLADDVDSMLDEIDEVLEENAEDFVRSFVQKGGE, from the coding sequence ATGGCGCGTGACACAAGCGGCGGGCAGCAGCGCAAACAGCCTCGCCGGAACGAAGAGACCGAGGCCGAAGAGGCTCAGGCGACTGAGGCTGCCGAAGATGTCAAAGATCGGCAGGAGAAGCTCGCTGACGACGTCGATTCCATGCTTGATGAGATCGACGAGGTCCTCGAAGAGAACGCGGAAGATTTCGTCAGGTCATTCGTCCAGAAAGGTGGAGAGTAA
- a CDS encoding DUF3866 family protein: MIRWRNGVVRSLGMAWPGVQEIIVEIPERDDVRALAYTAMVGEPRTGDRVLLNTGALELGLGTGGHAHVVALPDRLPPDPEPGPGHLVKARYTPLQTIVLGADEQDSTWHEALRDADDLDGMPVVLADLHSALPAVVAGIRIGSPQARVAYVMTDGGALPLWFSRSVAGLRDAGWLQGTVTVGQAFGGDLETVTLHTGLLAARHVLGADIAVVTQGPGNLGTGTRWGFSGIACGEAVNAVVILGGRPVGSLRISEADARERHHGVSHHSLTAYGKVAMASADIVVPKLDGEFGEKVAAQAAKLPPRHHVVTAPADGLDDALRACPVRLSTMGRGLDEDYAYFVAAAASGRHASALLNHDS; the protein is encoded by the coding sequence GTGATTCGGTGGCGAAACGGCGTGGTGCGTTCTCTCGGTATGGCCTGGCCCGGCGTGCAGGAGATCATTGTCGAGATACCTGAGCGTGACGACGTTCGCGCACTGGCCTACACCGCCATGGTCGGTGAGCCGCGGACCGGTGATCGCGTACTGCTGAATACCGGTGCTCTCGAACTCGGCCTCGGCACCGGCGGGCACGCTCACGTGGTCGCCCTCCCGGACCGGTTGCCGCCGGATCCCGAGCCCGGGCCGGGACATCTCGTCAAAGCCCGCTACACGCCGCTGCAGACCATCGTCCTGGGCGCCGACGAACAAGACTCGACATGGCACGAGGCGCTGCGAGACGCCGACGATCTCGACGGCATGCCCGTGGTCCTGGCCGACCTGCACTCCGCGCTGCCCGCTGTGGTGGCCGGGATCAGAATCGGGTCACCGCAAGCCCGAGTCGCCTACGTGATGACTGACGGCGGCGCACTCCCACTGTGGTTCAGCCGCAGTGTCGCAGGGCTGCGCGACGCCGGCTGGCTCCAGGGCACTGTCACCGTCGGACAGGCCTTCGGCGGCGATCTGGAGACGGTGACATTGCACACCGGGCTGCTGGCAGCGCGCCATGTTCTCGGCGCGGACATCGCGGTGGTCACCCAGGGGCCGGGCAATCTGGGCACCGGCACCCGCTGGGGTTTCTCCGGCATCGCCTGCGGCGAAGCGGTGAATGCCGTGGTGATTCTCGGCGGACGGCCGGTGGGCTCACTACGGATCAGCGAGGCCGACGCGCGTGAGCGTCACCACGGCGTGTCCCACCACAGCCTGACCGCCTACGGCAAGGTGGCGATGGCCTCGGCCGACATCGTCGTCCCCAAACTCGACGGAGAGTTCGGCGAGAAGGTCGCTGCCCAGGCGGCGAAGCTTCCTCCCCGCCATCACGTCGTCACGGCCCCGGCAGACGGCCTTGACGACGCCTTGCGCGCATGTCCCGTGCGGTTGTCCACGATGGGACGTGGCCTGGACGAGGACTATGCGTACTTCGTGGCCGCGGCCGCCTCCGGACGCCATGCCAGCGCGTTGCTCAACCACGACAGCTGA
- a CDS encoding FKBP-type peptidyl-prolyl cis-trans isomerase yields the protein MKLERPEVDFPVGSEPTALEITDLRIGDGVQAVAGDEVKVHYVGVDFATGEEFDASWNRGQPIEFPLRGLIQGWQDGIPGMRENGRRQLVIPPHLAYGPAGSGHRLAGKTLIFVIDLLAVKR from the coding sequence ATGAAGCTTGAACGTCCAGAAGTTGACTTCCCGGTGGGTTCGGAGCCGACTGCGCTCGAGATCACCGATCTGCGGATCGGCGACGGTGTGCAAGCCGTGGCCGGCGACGAGGTCAAGGTCCACTACGTCGGCGTCGATTTCGCCACCGGCGAGGAGTTCGACGCGTCGTGGAATCGCGGCCAGCCGATCGAGTTTCCGCTCAGGGGGCTGATCCAGGGCTGGCAGGACGGTATCCCAGGGATGCGTGAGAACGGCCGGCGGCAGCTGGTGATCCCACCGCACCTTGCCTACGGGCCGGCCGGCTCCGGGCACCGGCTCGCCGGCAAGACTCTGATCTTCGTCATTGACCTGCTCGCAGTAAAACGCTGA
- a CDS encoding FKBP-type peptidyl-prolyl cis-trans isomerase codes for MTAALLASAVVLAACGDDDTTGDDSNVTDSAGGGISVSGEFGEKPTIEVPDGDPSGELEVQTLSEGDGREIGADDFVLAHYLGQTWDERSPEDIPADPMADPDEEEETDGESVPYVFDNSYDRESISGFSLNMVIPGWKEGLAGQKVGSRVLLSIPPESGYGSQADHNLAEDTLLFVVDVVDSIAPDAAATGEPVSDLPDDLPIVEGDETGAPSVTFDDAPEPEESDSTVILRGEGDELGETVIAQMLEAPYPDGEGTQSTWELGNPEEIPVAGLASLPGWEDVADELTVGSRILTRISAEDAAMPGAEGEDDESTALVLIVDIVGTY; via the coding sequence TTGACTGCAGCACTGCTTGCCTCCGCCGTAGTGCTGGCTGCCTGTGGCGATGACGACACCACAGGTGACGACTCGAACGTCACTGATTCAGCCGGTGGCGGGATCAGCGTCTCCGGTGAGTTCGGAGAGAAGCCGACCATCGAGGTCCCGGACGGAGACCCCTCCGGTGAACTGGAGGTGCAGACCTTGTCCGAGGGCGACGGACGCGAGATCGGTGCTGACGATTTCGTCTTGGCGCACTACCTGGGCCAGACCTGGGATGAGCGTAGCCCGGAGGACATTCCGGCGGACCCGATGGCCGACCCGGACGAGGAAGAGGAAACCGACGGCGAGTCGGTGCCTTACGTCTTCGACAACTCCTACGACCGGGAGTCGATCTCCGGGTTCTCGCTGAACATGGTTATTCCTGGCTGGAAGGAGGGGCTGGCCGGTCAGAAGGTGGGTTCGCGAGTTCTGCTGTCGATCCCGCCGGAGAGCGGATACGGCAGCCAGGCCGACCACAACCTCGCCGAGGACACCCTTCTGTTCGTCGTGGATGTGGTCGACTCCATCGCACCGGATGCGGCCGCTACGGGTGAGCCGGTGTCGGACTTGCCTGACGATCTACCGATCGTTGAAGGCGACGAGACCGGGGCACCCAGTGTGACGTTCGACGACGCCCCGGAGCCGGAGGAGTCGGACTCTACGGTGATCTTGCGCGGCGAGGGCGACGAACTCGGTGAGACCGTGATCGCGCAAATGCTGGAGGCGCCGTACCCGGACGGTGAAGGCACCCAGAGTACGTGGGAGCTCGGCAACCCCGAGGAGATCCCCGTCGCCGGCCTGGCGTCCCTGCCCGGCTGGGAGGACGTCGCGGACGAACTCACCGTCGGCTCACGGATCCTGACCCGGATCAGTGCCGAAGACGCGGCGATGCCTGGGGCCGAAGGCGAGGACGACGAATCCACAGCGCTCGTGCTGATCGTCGACATCGTCGGCACGTACTAG